One Candidatus Methylomirabilota bacterium DNA segment encodes these proteins:
- a CDS encoding uracil-DNA glycosylase, translated as MAPPPRADRVPSPALALASVQRRIVACRRCPRLVAHRQAVAADPPRRFRGQRYWARPVPSLGSVGARLLLVGLAPAAHGGNRTGRMFTGDVPGGSGEWLARALHTHGFATRPSSRHRGDGFRLLDAYITATIHCAPPENRPLPREVANCSEYLRAELGLLRRVRVVIALGRVGFDAYLRSARVLGWPEARPRPHFAHGAVAFLPWGVTLLASYHPSRQNTQTGKLTWAMFEAVFAEARRRLGSAPLRKSP; from the coding sequence TTGGCGCCACCACCGCGGGCTGACCGGGTTCCCTCGCCGGCCCTGGCCCTGGCGTCCGTCCAGCGCCGCATCGTGGCCTGCCGGCGCTGCCCACGGCTGGTCGCGCACCGGCAGGCGGTGGCGGCCGATCCACCCCGCCGCTTCAGAGGCCAGCGCTACTGGGCGCGACCGGTCCCGAGTCTCGGATCGGTGGGAGCCCGGCTGCTCCTGGTCGGCCTGGCGCCGGCGGCCCACGGCGGGAACCGCACGGGGCGCATGTTCACGGGTGACGTCCCGGGAGGAAGCGGGGAGTGGCTCGCCCGGGCCCTCCACACTCACGGCTTCGCCACGCGGCCCAGCTCCCGCCACCGAGGCGATGGCTTCCGGCTCCTCGACGCGTACATCACGGCCACGATCCACTGCGCGCCCCCCGAGAACCGTCCGCTGCCCCGCGAGGTGGCCAACTGCTCGGAGTACCTCCGGGCCGAGCTCGGGCTCCTCCGGCGCGTGCGGGTGGTGATCGCCCTCGGCCGGGTCGGCTTCGACGCCTATCTGCGGAGCGCCCGGGTCCTCGGCTGGCCGGAGGCCCGCCCGCGCCCGCACTTCGCCCACGGGGCGGTGGCCTTCCTGCCCTGGGGCGTGACGCTCCTGGCCTCCTATCACCCCAGCCGCCAGAACACGCAGACCGGCAAGCTCACCTGGGCGATGTTCGAGGCCGTCTTCGCCGAGGCCCGCCGGCGGCTGGGATCCGCGCCCCTTCGGAAGAGCCCCTAG